From a region of the Salvelinus alpinus chromosome 2, SLU_Salpinus.1, whole genome shotgun sequence genome:
- the LOC139568611 gene encoding keratin, type I cytoskeletal 13-like — MSALSLRSYGGSRGSSSMSLGGGYQSRIASQAPSVYGGAGGQSVRVSYASGTRCGFDLSSALGGDNGSNAVSVNDKATMQNLNDRLATYLEKVRSLETANAQLERQIREWYEKKTPVTRDYSKYEAILVDLRRKISAATLCNAGILLQIDNAKLAAEDFKVKFENELVMRQSVEADISGLRKVLDELTMSRSDLEMQIEGLKEELVYLKKNHEEEIAAMRAHMNVSSVNVEVDAAPQQDMAKMMEEIRTQYEGIAEKNRREMETWYKGKFDELNKVVTTSTETLQTSRSEINELKRTLQALQIELQSQLSLKSASEGQLNETESRYSMQLNQLQGMVNSLEQELGRMKTDIERQASEYRMLLDIKTRLEMEIAEYRRLLDGEDVGRAVITKKVEIVQVKKHEPVVTKQVEIVQVKKHEPVVTKRVRMVIEEIIDGKVVSRTEDVDMEVVKK, encoded by the exons ATGAGTGCTTTATCACTTCGCAGTTATGGAGGCAGCCGAGGCTCATCCTCCATGTCTCTCGGAGGAGGTTACCAGAGTCGCATCGCATCACAGGCACCAAGCGTCTATGGAGGGGCAGGGGGACAGAGTGTCCGCGTATCTTATGCTTCGGGCACCAGGTGCGGTTTTGACCTGTCCAGTGCACTTGGGGGTGACAATGGTAGTAATGCAGTGTCGGTCAACGATAAAGCTACCATGCAGAACCTCAACGACCGTTTGGCCACCTACCTGGAGAAGGTGCGCTCCTTGGAGACAGCGAATGCCCAGCTCGAGCGTCAAATCCGCGAGTGGTACGAGAAGAAGACACCGGTCACCAGAGATTACAGCAAATATGAAGCTATTCTTGTCGACCTGCGCAGAAAG ATCAGTGCTGCCACTCTGTGCAACGCCGGTATCCTCCTGCAGATAGACAATGCCAAACTGGCAGCAGAGGACTTCAAAGTCAA GTTCGAGAATGAACTGGTTATGCGTCAGTCGGTGGAGGCAGACATCTCTGGACTGAGGAAGGTTCTGGACGAGTTGACCATGTCGCGGTCAGACCTGGAAATGCAGATTGAGGGGCTGAAGGAGGAGCTGGTCTACCTCAAGAAGAACCACGAGGAG GAGATTGCTGCCATGCGGGCCCACATGAACGTCAGCTCAGTGAACGTGGAGGTGGACGCAGCACCCCAGCAGGACATGGCCAAGATGATGGAGGAGATCCGTACTCAGTACGAGGGCATCGCCGAGAAGAACCGCCGCGAAATGGAGACCTGGTACAAGGGCAAG TTTGATGAGCTGAACAAGGTGGTGACCACCAGCACAGAGACCCTCCAGACGTCCCGCAGTGAGATCAACGAGCTCAAGAGGACCCTGCAGGCCCTGCAGATCGAGCTGCAGTCCCAGCTCAGCCTG aAATCAGCCTCAGAGGGCCAGCTGAATGAGACCGAGTCCCGCTACAGCATGCAGCTGAACCAGCTCCAGGGCATGGTCAACAGCCTGGAGCAGGAGTTGGGTCGCATGAAGACCGACATCGAGAGGCAGGCCAGCGAATACCGCATGCTCCTGGACATCAAGACCCGGCTGGAGATGGAGATCGCCGAGTATAGGAGGCTGCTGGACGGAGAGGATGTCgg GAGAGCTGTCATCACCAAGAAGGTTGAGATTGTTCAGGTCAAGAAAC ATGAGCCAGTGGTGACAAAGCAGGTTGAGATTGTTCAGGTCAAGAAAC ATGAGCCAGTGGTGACAAAGAGAGTGAGGATGGTGATCGAGGAGATAATCGATGGAAAGGTTGTCTCCCGTACAGAGGATGTGGATATGGAGGTGGTGAAAAAATAG